The following is a genomic window from Lysinibacillus sp. G4S2.
ATCGAACTCCTCCATCCCTAATTCATAAAAATAGAGAAAGCGTTCGACATCGATTTGTAGAAAATGAATATGCTGCAATTGATACATATTATTTTTACGCTGAATAAAAAAACTGTCCTGACGCGCATTTCTATTTGGCTCAAGAACCTTTAATAACGTATTCAACACAACTTTAAAATCCCGATCTAGTGAATCAACGTTCCGCTCTGGCCATAATGCCTGTGCAATCTCTTCCTTTGGCGTGAAGCGTTTGCGATGACAATATAAATAAACGAAGAGCTCCTTTGATTTATCACGTTGCCATTCTTTATCCTCTAGTTTTCGATGCTTTCTTATTAAATCTAGACTTCCAAAAAAATTCACCTGTACCTCCTCTTTCGGATAAGCGATACTATCCTCTACTTGAAAATAGCTACGCATCTTTAAAATAGCAGCATTTTCCCCATCGCTCTTTCTACTAAATTGTAAAAGCTCATAAAAAATCATCATATTTGGTGGACCGAGAATGGTTTTTCTTTGTAAAAAATAGTCATAGCGATTGGAGATACACAAGTGTGCAAACTGCTGGAAATAAAGATTGAATTGTTGAGCATTTTTTTCTTTGAAGGCAATAACAGATTGATAGAATAGTACATGTATTTCTCCGTTTTGATCGCCACAGTCGTGAAAAAGTCGCTGTGCTTTCAATAATAATTGTTGTGCTCGTACAAATTCATGTTGAGATAGAATAATTTTCACCTCAGCAATTAAAATAATGGCGGTCATCCATGCATCTTGTACTTGCTCCGTTTCCTGTAGGCCAAGTGCTATATATTTTTTAGCTGATAAATTATCACCTTGCGCATGTTTGACAATTGCTAGACCCATATACGGCTCAGCCTTAACGCGTGAAATATTAATTGTATTCATCAATGTAAGGGCCTTCTCATAAGCATCACTTGCCCCCCGATAGTCAGGATAATCTATTAATAATAAAGCATGTGCTTTGCGAATATAGCCGACCGCTTCTATAAAAATAGATTTTTCACGTAAACCCCTACGAATCCCATGCTGAGCGGAATACCAAGCATCCTTCCCCAGCCCCAATAGCACATAGACAAATGATGCTAACAGCTCACTCTCTCTATGCGTCGCTACAAGCTGTGGCGGTAATTCTAATCTGTTCGCCAATAAATTCTTTGCCTCCAGTAACTGCCCCGTCCTTAACATTATTCGAACATCGACATTCGCTCTTTGCAACACGTCCACCGTCAAAGCAACCTCATTAGTAAAATTTTGTGCGCCTTTCGCCTTCCCTAAATTCACCAAATTTTCTGCGTACTGACGTTGTAGTTCAAGAAGTTCCTCATTGTTTAACGGCGTATGTTTCGCTAACTCTAATGCCCTTTTTAGATGCGGCTCTGCCAATGCTGGCTGAATTGTATCGAGATAAATATGTGCTAAACCTGCCTGTGCTTTCGTCATAAAGAGATAATCATTTTTACGTTTCGCGATGTTTGCACAATTTTCATAGGATTGCTTCGCTTTTTCATAATAAGCACGATAGCGGTGGCATTCACCCTCAAAATAATATAATTTGTAATATTCCGACTTTTCTTCAGCTGTAAATCGATTTATTTTTTCTAATAACCACTCAAACTGCCCAGCACGCACAAGACTTTCAGCATGATTTTGTAAAAGCTCCCCACAAAAATTCTGATCGTTCGTTTTAAATGCATGATGAAGAACAGCTTGTACATTGTTTTGTTTTACATAATACAATGCCGCTTGTCTATGCAATTCAATATACTGTAAAGCATTTTGTTGCCATTTCAGCTCTAAAAATCGACTAAACAAGGCGTGAAAACGATATAATCCATCAGTAGTCATTGGTTGAATAAATAAGTGCCGCTGTACAAATTGTTTGAACGCCTCTGCTATTTCTATATCATAAAATTGTGTGATAAACTCCTCTGAGAAAGTGGGAAAAATCGCCAGCTTTAATAATGTCTCTTGCTCGAATGTAGACATCTTAAGATAAACTTCCTCCGATAAATAGGTGAAAAGATCATTGGTAGAGATATTTAACCAATGATCTAATGTCTCGTTGTTCCATTGCTCCGCTAATAAAGAAATACTAATTGCCCAGCCCTCTGTAATTTCCATAACCTTAGCTATTTCATCTTCTGTTAAACGGACAGCTACATAATCCTCGAAAAAAACAGCAATCTCCTCTGAAGAAAATGCTAATTCTCCTTCTGAAATAACGAGTATTTTTTTTTGCAGCTTCAATTTCCTTGTAATATCCCAATTCGGCAACGTTCTAGAAGCGATGATAAAATGAACATTCGGCGGTGAAAATTCAATAATTTTTTCCATAACATAATTAATATGAAATTCATGGTCAACTAAATGGTAGTCGTCAATGACAATTAACATCGGTCCTTCAATTTCACATAAACTATTAACAAACAGCTTAAACCAACGATTGAGTTCTTCTATTTTTGGAAAGCGTGATAATTGATTCCATGCATCAAATTCTTGACCAAAGCTTGGAACAATTCGTTTAATACTAAAAAATAAATGCCTCAAAAATGGTAATATATTGTCATCTTCCTCCGACACACTATACCAAGAAAATTTGCTGGATGCAGCATGTAGAAATTGTGTAAGGATTGTTGTTTTGCCATACCCTGCTCCACTATGAATAAATGTACAAGTATGGTCTAGACTTTTTTTAAATGTTCTCATTAATGTAGCTCTACTAATACAATGTTTGGACGGACTCGGTGGAATACATTTTGATTGAATAATAATGTCTGTTGTCATTTAATGATAACCTCCCCATTCAACTGGTTATGTAAGGTTATAAGTGTTCATCATTATAACGCGGGGGTGATCTTGTAATCTTATCGAATAAAAGCAAAAACTCGCGTATGGCAATTGCTTGTGAGACAAACCACGAGAGGAATTTTCGCTTAGTACTCCAAGTTTATCACAACTTTTTTTCAAGCTTCCTTACCATCCGATAAATGATCAATATTATTTATCGTATTCCTTAAATTCAGGAGTTTTCATTAGTCTTAAAAGATATCTTTGGCTTCCCTATAGGTATCCATTTATTTAGCCTCGTATTCTTTCTTCAATTTATCATATGCATCGCGATATTTATTATTTGCCAATAAAACTTATCTGAATTTTCAAAGGAAATCCAATTCAGAATCATTTCCAGTTAATTGAATCCCTAAAGGAGGATTACTTGTATCAACTTTAAATGCCCTAAATGTATCTATTTTTGCACTTTCTTCATTTCTTTCATATACATTAGATAGTAGTTCTACTGCTTTCGAAAATTGTTCAGTACTAACACGTACTTGGATGTCTAAATCACCTTTAGTCACACTATTAGGAATTGCTGAACTACCAACATGCTGGATATCAGCCTCTGGTAGTAATTCGCATTTGTACTTCATCCTTTATTTACCATCATAGCCCAATTTTACCCTATCGCCAATATGAAATGTTTGATCTGGATTCTTCTCAAGATTTACAATCACTATCTTCAGTTTTAGAACTTCCATAAAAGTGGAAGCTCTATTTTCTATTTGCTTCTTAAACTAATTTATCTGGTCTTGTTTTATTTCGATACCGAAGTATTCTTTTTAATGCACGAAAGACACATACTGGTATCGGAATATCAAGAAAGATTATTGTATCAGCAGCATTAAGTCTAATCTCCATTGTCCCACCGTAGTTCCCATCAATAATCCATTCTTCTTTTTTAACTAAATCATTTTGAATTGTTCTTTGTTCATCTTTTGAAATACTTACCCAATTAGGTTTCCAAAACAATGTATCAAGATGATAAACTTTAATTTTAACTTTTCACCTAATTGTCTTACCAATATGGATTTTCCTGACCCACCCGACCAGATAAGTACAGCCTTTATCATAAGACAACCCCTCGTATTAAATTAAACTAATACCACAAAAAAGTAATAGTTCTTTTTTAAACAACCCTGCTTACGTTAGTTCAAAGAAACAAAAATTTATAATCGTGAACTTAGATAACTTAAGAGTATGATATATTTCTGTATTTTGTATTAGATTTCCTTTAATTATCAAGTCTTTCAAAGGGAATTACATTTATCATAGAACGTAAATGATCCTTTAAATCAATGTTCGACAACAAACATTAACAAAGCCTATTTTAAAAGAATCCATTTTGAAAAGATTGATCAAAATGGATTCTGAACCAGAAATTTAATTTATGTTATGTTTTTCAATAGATATTAAAATCGTTGATGTTTCCCCATTTAATGGAGGGTAAATTGCAGACGTTACAGAAATCAATAGCCTATAATCTAATTCTGCGTGTTCATATTTATCAACGATTGATTAAACTTGATTGACTCTTCCCACTGTGGAAAATGACTTGAGCTCTCGAACCAAATGAGTTTTTTTGGTGTTTTTATTGTGTGATAGTAATCCTCTACTAATGAAGAAGAAACATGCCGATCATGACGTCCCTCAAAAAACGTAACAGGGACATCGAAACTCTTGTATTCACTAAAATCAACTTCCATGAGCTCTTGCCACAAATATTGT
Proteins encoded in this region:
- a CDS encoding BTAD domain-containing putative transcriptional regulator, producing the protein MTTDIIIQSKCIPPSPSKHCISRATLMRTFKKSLDHTCTFIHSGAGYGKTTILTQFLHAASSKFSWYSVSEEDDNILPFLRHLFFSIKRIVPSFGQEFDAWNQLSRFPKIEELNRWFKLFVNSLCEIEGPMLIVIDDYHLVDHEFHINYVMEKIIEFSPPNVHFIIASRTLPNWDITRKLKLQKKILVISEGELAFSSEEIAVFFEDYVAVRLTEDEIAKVMEITEGWAISISLLAEQWNNETLDHWLNISTNDLFTYLSEEVYLKMSTFEQETLLKLAIFPTFSEEFITQFYDIEIAEAFKQFVQRHLFIQPMTTDGLYRFHALFSRFLELKWQQNALQYIELHRQAALYYVKQNNVQAVLHHAFKTNDQNFCGELLQNHAESLVRAGQFEWLLEKINRFTAEEKSEYYKLYYFEGECHRYRAYYEKAKQSYENCANIAKRKNDYLFMTKAQAGLAHIYLDTIQPALAEPHLKRALELAKHTPLNNEELLELQRQYAENLVNLGKAKGAQNFTNEVALTVDVLQRANVDVRIMLRTGQLLEAKNLLANRLELPPQLVATHRESELLASFVYVLLGLGKDAWYSAQHGIRRGLREKSIFIEAVGYIRKAHALLLIDYPDYRGASDAYEKALTLMNTINISRVKAEPYMGLAIVKHAQGDNLSAKKYIALGLQETEQVQDAWMTAIILIAEVKIILSQHEFVRAQQLLLKAQRLFHDCGDQNGEIHVLFYQSVIAFKEKNAQQFNLYFQQFAHLCISNRYDYFLQRKTILGPPNMMIFYELLQFSRKSDGENAAILKMRSYFQVEDSIAYPKEEVQVNFFGSLDLIRKHRKLEDKEWQRDKSKELFVYLYCHRKRFTPKEEIAQALWPERNVDSLDRDFKVVLNTLLKVLEPNRNARQDSFFIQRKNNMYQLQHIHFLQIDVERFLYFYELGMEEFDPQLSNEWLHLAESSYTDALYAEKTQLDWLIQDREKLQSLYIEVLERLAQNATRQQNYKQAIFYAEKMIREDALWEEGYRLLMYSYYQLQNRSLALKWYEKCVQLLKKELNTTPMESTMVVYDLIMG
- a CDS encoding GrpB family protein, coding for MKYKCELLPEADIQHVGSSAIPNSVTKGDLDIQVRVSTEQFSKAVELLSNVYERNEESAKIDTFRAFKVDTSNPPLGIQLTGNDSELDFL